A genomic stretch from Lathyrus oleraceus cultivar Zhongwan6 chromosome 2, CAAS_Psat_ZW6_1.0, whole genome shotgun sequence includes:
- the LOC127122597 gene encoding bifunctional riboflavin biosynthesis protein RIBA 1, chloroplastic: protein MVLYRTKVLMLYTCYLKIVSQLPTRILCKFHNSTARLKICISNALGLICSCDCGNQLALAMQQIEAAGRGVLVYLRGHEGRGIGLGHKLRAYNLQDDGRDTVKANEELGLPVDSREYGIGAQILRDLGVQSMKLMTNNPSKYIGLKGYGLTISGRIPLLTLITSENKRYLETKRVKMGHIYGTEHNSGNVKIDSVEDSNLNGVTSL from the exons ATGGTGTTGTACAGGACCAAGGTTTTGATGTTGTATACCTGCTATTTGAAGATTGTGTCTCAACTTCCAACTCGAATTCTCTGCAAATTTCATAACAGTACAGCAAGGTTAAAGAT CTGCATTTCCAATGCTTTGGGATTGATCTGCAGTTGTGACTGTGGAAATCAGCTTGCACTTGCAATGCAACAGATTGAGGCAGCCGGTAGAGGTGTACTTGTATATTTACGCGGACATGAAGGTAGGGGTATTGGATTGGGCCACAAGCTCCGTGCTTATAACCTACAGGATGATGGGCGCGATACCGTAAAAGCCAATGAGGAGTTGGGATTGCCTGTTGACTCTAGGGAGTATGGCATTGGTGCGCAG ATACTGAGGGATCTAGGTGTTCAATCTATGAAGTTGATGACTAACAATCCATCCAAATATATTGGTCTCAAAGGTTATGGTTTAACTATTTCTGGTAGGATCCCATTGTTAACTCTTATCACTTCGGAGAACAAGAGATATTTGGAGACAAAACGTGTGAAAATGGGCCACATCTATGGCACGGAACATAACAGTGGCAATGTTAAAATCGATAGTGTTGAAGATTCAAATTTAAACGGAGTTACCAGCCTTTGA